Proteins from a single region of Crassaminicella profunda:
- a CDS encoding HXXEE domain-containing protein, with protein sequence MNNIQVIIWLFPILFIFHDFEEIIFMQVWISKNKRYLCERFPALSKNLLPHFDNITTASFAFGVAEEFILISIITVISYMMNWYSLWIGLFIAFTLHLLIHCFQTLIVRKYVPAIVTSVICLPICIYIIKQIIKVSTLNTVILYSIFGFIIMVINLGIIHKGMSIFSKWLARYEHQSQ encoded by the coding sequence ATGAATAATATACAAGTAATTATATGGCTTTTTCCTATACTTTTTATTTTCCACGATTTTGAAGAAATAATTTTCATGCAAGTGTGGATAAGTAAAAATAAACGCTATTTATGCGAGCGGTTTCCTGCATTATCCAAAAATTTACTACCTCATTTTGATAATATTACAACGGCATCTTTTGCTTTTGGAGTAGCAGAAGAATTTATTTTAATTAGTATAATTACAGTTATTTCCTATATGATGAATTGGTACAGCCTATGGATAGGCTTATTTATCGCTTTTACTTTACATTTGTTAATACATTGTTTTCAAACGCTGATAGTAAGAAAATATGTTCCTGCTATTGTTACAAGCGTTATTTGTTTGCCTATCTGTATTTATATCATTAAGCAGATCATAAAAGTGTCCACATTAAATACCGTAATTTTGTATTCTATTTTTGGATTTATAATTATGGTAATCAATTTAGGTATCATTCACAAAGGTATGAGTATATTCAGCAAATGGTTAGCTCGATATGAACACCAAAGTCAATGA
- a CDS encoding CatB-related O-acetyltransferase gives MTIPNSNKVYPRSNDYQTIYLKNVITRDNIKVGDYTIYNDFYNNPRNFEKNNVLYHYPVNNDKLIIGKFCSIACKAKFLMTSGNHTMKSLSTYTFPIFGEEWDETLKPKDAWDNKGDIVIGNDVWIGYDAIIMSGVKIGDGAIIGTRAVVTNDVPPYTIVGGVPAKVIKKRFSDDVIFKLLKIKWWDWPYEKIQTNIQYIQSGNIDKLE, from the coding sequence GTGACTATTCCAAATTCAAATAAAGTGTATCCAAGAAGTAATGATTATCAAACAATATATCTTAAAAATGTAATTACGAGAGATAATATAAAAGTTGGAGATTATACAATATACAATGATTTTTATAATAATCCAAGAAATTTTGAAAAAAATAATGTATTATATCATTATCCAGTAAATAATGATAAATTAATAATTGGAAAGTTTTGTTCAATTGCATGTAAAGCCAAGTTTCTCATGACTAGCGGCAACCATACAATGAAATCATTATCTACTTATACATTTCCTATTTTTGGAGAAGAATGGGATGAAACATTAAAACCAAAAGATGCTTGGGATAACAAAGGTGATATTGTAATTGGGAATGATGTGTGGATAGGATATGATGCCATAATTATGTCGGGTGTGAAAATTGGAGATGGTGCAATTATTGGAACTAGAGCAGTAGTTACTAATGATGTTCCACCTTATACTATTGTTGGAGGAGTACCCGCAAAAGTTATAAAGAAAAGATTTAGTGATGATGTGATTTTTAAATTGTTGAAAATTAAGTGGTGGGATTGGCCATATGAAAAAATCCAAACCAATATTCAATATATTCAATCAGGAAACATTGATAAGTTAGAGTGA
- a CDS encoding ASCH domain-containing protein: protein MEQEHKSVQKMWGNYLTSIGENISNTNKNYTSWYFCDNEKSANDLAKLVKQGIKRATTSLYYFYEVDGETLPEEREFSIVTDWDGIAQCIIQTKKVTVLPFKKVTEEFAKTEGEGDKSLKYWRKEHIDVYTRRLKEQEMEFSEDMLVVCEEFEVVYK from the coding sequence ATGGAACAAGAGCATAAATCAGTACAAAAAATGTGGGGAAATTATTTAACGTCTATAGGCGAGAATATTAGCAATACTAATAAAAATTACACTTCATGGTATTTTTGTGATAATGAAAAAAGTGCTAATGATTTAGCAAAATTAGTTAAACAAGGCATTAAAAGAGCAACTACTTCATTATATTATTTTTATGAAGTGGATGGTGAAACATTACCTGAAGAGAGAGAATTTAGTATAGTTACAGATTGGGATGGAATAGCCCAATGTATTATTCAAACAAAGAAAGTAACTGTATTACCTTTCAAAAAAGTAACAGAAGAATTTGCAAAAACAGAAGGTGAAGGGGATAAGTCTCTAAAGTATTGGCGAAAGGAACATATAGATGTTTATACTAGAAGATTAAAAGAGCAAGAAATGGAATTTTCGGAAGATATGTTAGTAGTATGTGAGGAATTTGAAGTGGTATATAAGTAA
- a CDS encoding GNAT family N-acetyltransferase, with protein sequence MNRLKLVLPTPEYKEKLMDYKREFIESGDSMDGTAGLRNAETFEEWYSAFCDNLKEETVRDGLVPATTYMAISTDDGRLIGMVDIRHRLNDYLLNFGGHIGYSVRKSERQQGYATKMLSLALIECVKLNIKKVLITCDRDNVASAKTIINNGGELENEIPEGNRMTQRYWITLG encoded by the coding sequence ATGAACAGATTGAAATTAGTTTTACCTACGCCAGAGTATAAGGAAAAACTTATGGATTATAAAAGAGAATTTATTGAAAGTGGAGATAGTATGGATGGTACTGCGGGTTTGAGAAATGCTGAAACTTTTGAAGAATGGTATAGTGCATTTTGCGATAATTTAAAAGAAGAAACTGTAAGAGATGGTTTAGTTCCCGCAACTACATATATGGCTATTTCTACTGATGATGGTCGTTTAATTGGTATGGTTGATATTAGACATAGATTAAATGATTATTTGCTAAATTTTGGTGGACATATAGGTTATAGTGTTAGAAAATCAGAAAGACAACAAGGATATGCAACTAAAATGTTATCATTAGCTTTAATAGAATGTGTAAAATTAAATATTAAAAAAGTTTTAATTACTTGCGATAGAGATAATGTTGCATCGGCAAAGACTATAATAAATAATGGTGGAGAATTGGAAAATGAAATACCAGAAGGAAACCGAATGACACAAAGATATTGGATAACTTTAGGTTAA
- the catA gene encoding type A chloramphenicol O-acetyltransferase produces MKFNLIDKETWSRKPYFDHFLNNVRCTYSMTANIDITDLLIKLKNNHIKLYPALIYMATKIINRHEEFRTCFDERGNLGYWENMNPCFTVFHKDNETFTNIWTIYSDNFRLFYRNYLDDIGKYGNVKNYSAKENEPKNTFSVSCIPWTSFTGFNLNIYADGTYLLPIITYGKYFEQDGKTLLPISLQVHHAVCDGYHTSRFFNELQIMSQNCDEWLLSN; encoded by the coding sequence ATGAAATTTAATTTAATAGATAAAGAAACTTGGAGTAGAAAGCCATATTTTGACCACTTTCTAAATAATGTTAGATGTACATACAGTATGACAGCTAATATTGATATTACAGATTTGCTTATTAAACTAAAAAATAATCACATAAAATTATATCCTGCTTTGATTTATATGGCTACAAAAATAATAAACAGACACGAAGAATTTCGTACTTGTTTTGATGAAAGAGGTAATCTTGGCTATTGGGAAAATATGAATCCATGTTTTACCGTTTTTCATAAGGATAACGAAACATTTACTAATATTTGGACAATCTATTCTGATAATTTTAGATTATTTTATCGTAATTATCTTGATGATATTGGAAAATATGGCAATGTAAAAAATTATTCTGCAAAAGAAAATGAACCTAAGAATACCTTTTCTGTTTCTTGTATTCCTTGGACAAGTTTTACAGGATTTAACCTTAACATTTATGCAGATGGAACTTATCTTTTACCAATAATTACATATGGTAAATATTTTGAACAAGATGGAAAAACATTATTACCAATCTCTTTACAAGTGCATCATGCAGTTTGTGATGGATACCATACAAGCAGATTTTTTAATGAATTGCAAATAATGTCACAGAACTGTGATGAGTGGTTACTAAGCAACTGA
- a CDS encoding AraC family transcriptional regulator — translation MIIKNPLINKSIEYILQHIHEDISIEDVANHCNFSKYYFSRMFKEETGVSIYAFIKRIKMDQSAVSLKVEKDKTITDIGVDYGYSSSNYSSAFSKQYSICPVKFRKAINSTSVANPFYSSEYNTFKSFEYYDEKIIIQNLADFKVIYERYIGNYSDIGINWYSFMERYKTYIKPNTLLIEKSYDDPSITQLEKCIYDLCITVGEDVELENVTTIKGGKFAVYRFNGYIHDIFVTFQGFFNIWLPRSGYKRDERYGLGIYHNIDRKNNHVAMDLCIAIK, via the coding sequence ATGATAATTAAAAATCCTTTGATAAATAAAAGTATTGAGTATATTTTACAGCATATACATGAGGACATTTCTATTGAAGATGTTGCTAATCACTGTAATTTTTCAAAATATTATTTTAGCAGAATGTTTAAAGAAGAAACAGGAGTAAGTATTTATGCTTTTATCAAACGTATAAAAATGGATCAAAGTGCAGTAAGTCTTAAGGTTGAAAAAGATAAAACTATTACTGATATTGGAGTTGATTATGGATACAGTTCTTCCAATTATAGTTCAGCCTTTAGCAAGCAGTATAGTATTTGTCCAGTGAAATTTAGAAAGGCTATCAATTCAACATCTGTTGCTAATCCGTTTTATTCCAGTGAATATAATACTTTTAAGTCTTTTGAATATTATGATGAGAAGATTATTATACAAAATCTAGCTGATTTTAAAGTAATCTATGAAAGATATATCGGAAACTATAGTGATATAGGGATTAATTGGTATAGTTTTATGGAACGGTATAAGACCTATATTAAACCAAATACACTTTTGATTGAAAAATCTTATGATGATCCATCTATTACCCAATTAGAGAAATGCATATATGATTTATGCATCACTGTTGGTGAAGATGTAGAGTTAGAAAATGTTACAACGATAAAAGGTGGTAAATTTGCAGTTTATCGATTTAATGGATATATACATGATATTTTTGTGACATTCCAGGGATTTTTTAATATTTGGCTTCCACGTAGTGGATATAAAAGGGATGAAAGATATGGATTAGGCATTTACCACAATATTGATAGAAAAAATAATCATGTTGCTATGGATTTATGTATTGCTATTAAATAG
- a CDS encoding DUF6144 family protein, translating into MFDIRKIQEHVIYEAIKNESNEDIAREVVYGKEESGKSEDNAIWVNSTMKRLESKLDKVTTKKIRMKCQCGYGMDEKLELVKELMELSSSLEEFGNLQKAKDAGLFYENGDIYLQFNFCPCPMLADVDRLDSDAWCQCTTGYSKVLFEKAFQCKVDVELLKSIKMGNERCLMKIIPQGVIWK; encoded by the coding sequence ATGTTTGATATAAGGAAAATCCAAGAGCATGTTATTTATGAAGCTATAAAAAATGAGAGCAATGAAGATATTGCAAGGGAAGTTGTATATGGAAAAGAGGAAAGTGGTAAATCAGAGGATAATGCTATATGGGTAAATTCTACAATGAAGAGATTAGAAAGCAAACTTGATAAGGTAACTACTAAGAAGATTAGAATGAAGTGTCAGTGTGGATATGGAATGGATGAGAAGTTAGAATTAGTGAAAGAGCTAATGGAATTATCATCAAGTTTAGAGGAGTTTGGAAATTTGCAGAAAGCAAAAGATGCAGGGTTATTTTATGAAAATGGAGATATTTATTTACAATTTAATTTTTGTCCATGTCCAATGCTTGCAGATGTAGATAGGCTAGATTCTGATGCATGGTGTCAATGTACTACTGGGTATAGTAAAGTACTATTTGAAAAAGCCTTTCAGTGTAAAGTTGATGTTGAGTTATTAAAAAGTATAAAAATGGGTAATGAAAGATGCCTTATGAAAATAATCCCACAAGGGGTTATATGGAAATAG
- a CDS encoding TetR/AcrR family transcriptional regulator produces MVQYKKDKIKEKIDSVALTVFAEKGYSGTKISDIAQMAGISVGNIYRYYRSKNEIFHCIVPERFLVEVKNLLVEKISSAEGKSLEFIEKRDELWLFNNQFINFMVENRERMLIVFHNSEGTKYENEKAELVNFLVKTLKERYTEQYNQLLEVNKGDFVIRLIYQNLINMTLRILEETKDIEEVKKYLKSINSYHMFGITNLLK; encoded by the coding sequence ATGGTTCAATATAAAAAAGATAAAATAAAAGAAAAAATTGATTCTGTAGCACTTACTGTGTTTGCAGAGAAAGGTTATAGTGGAACTAAAATTTCAGATATAGCACAAATGGCAGGAATATCAGTAGGAAATATATACAGGTATTATAGAAGTAAAAATGAAATTTTTCATTGTATTGTTCCTGAACGTTTTTTAGTAGAAGTAAAAAACTTATTAGTAGAAAAAATTTCTAGCGCTGAAGGGAAGAGCTTAGAATTTATTGAGAAAAGAGATGAATTATGGTTATTTAATAATCAGTTTATTAATTTTATGGTAGAAAATCGTGAAAGGATGTTGATTGTATTTCATAATAGTGAAGGAACAAAATATGAAAATGAAAAAGCAGAGTTGGTTAATTTCCTTGTAAAAACTTTAAAAGAACGGTATACAGAACAATATAATCAACTTTTAGAGGTAAACAAAGGTGATTTTGTAATAAGATTAATTTATCAAAATCTTATCAATATGACCCTTAGAATATTAGAAGAAACTAAAGATATTGAAGAAGTAAAGAAATATTTAAAATCTATTAATTCATATCATATGTTTGGTATTACCAATTTATTGAAATAG
- a CDS encoding DNA topology modulation protein, with translation MNNIGKRIVIIGSPGSGKSTFSRKLAEITGIPLIHLDREFWNYGWVETPRGKWVKKQENLISGNEWIIDGNYSSTLDMRIEKADTIICFQLSRVMCMQSYFKRVITNRNKIRPDMAEGCQENFDFEFMKYIWNFSKRSGKRNLERLERSKDKHIIVFKKRTEANKYLKELVNKKI, from the coding sequence ATGAATAACATAGGAAAAAGGATAGTGATTATAGGATCACCAGGGAGTGGTAAAAGCACTTTTTCAAGAAAACTTGCAGAAATAACAGGTATTCCACTTATCCATCTAGATAGGGAATTTTGGAATTATGGATGGGTTGAAACTCCAAGGGGAAAATGGGTAAAAAAGCAAGAAAATCTAATATCAGGGAACGAATGGATAATTGATGGTAACTATAGCAGTACATTGGATATGCGTATTGAAAAGGCTGATACAATTATTTGCTTTCAATTAAGTAGAGTGATGTGTATGCAGAGCTATTTTAAACGAGTGATAACTAATAGAAATAAAATAAGACCTGATATGGCAGAAGGTTGCCAAGAGAATTTTGACTTTGAGTTCATGAAATATATTTGGAATTTTTCTAAAAGATCAGGGAAAAGAAATCTTGAAAGGCTGGAAAGAAGTAAAGATAAACATATAATAGTCTTTAAAAAGAGAACTGAGGCAAATAAATATCTAAAAGAGCTTGTTAATAAAAAAATTTAA
- a CDS encoding flavodoxin family protein: MGVLIVSGSPRKKGNTEILLSVFDKELKKNNIGTKFISLSGKKINHCLNCDECIGINKCIQKDDFNSIYDEVLANKGFVVGSPVYVGAPTSLLMAFLQRLTYVAFNNNRPLSKKIGGPIAIAGESGQLTTINCLVDFYLVNEMIIPSSTYWNIGVGVHKGDIEKDEKAKSYIVRFAQNLAWIIKSLEA, encoded by the coding sequence ATGGGAGTTTTAATAGTTTCTGGTTCTCCAAGAAAAAAAGGCAATACTGAGATATTATTGTCAGTATTTGATAAAGAATTAAAAAAGAATAATATAGGTACAAAATTTATTAGCTTATCTGGTAAAAAGATAAATCATTGTCTAAACTGTGATGAATGTATAGGCATTAATAAATGTATTCAAAAAGATGATTTTAATAGTATATATGATGAAGTTTTAGCAAATAAGGGATTTGTTGTGGGTAGTCCTGTATATGTAGGAGCACCAACATCTTTATTAATGGCTTTTCTTCAGAGATTAACTTATGTTGCATTTAATAATAATCGTCCATTATCTAAAAAAATAGGGGGTCCAATTGCTATTGCAGGAGAAAGTGGACAGTTAACAACCATAAATTGTTTAGTTGATTTCTACCTTGTAAATGAAATGATTATTCCTAGTTCTACATATTGGAATATTGGTGTTGGAGTACATAAAGGAGATATTGAAAAGGACGAAAAGGCAAAATCTTATATTGTACGATTTGCACAAAATTTAGCTTGGATAATTAAAAGTTTGGAGGCATAA
- a CDS encoding YciI family protein produces MKKGDKLFVRIDSKVEGTQTNSNDFNDHIKYLSKVASERYFIGGGFSNTVGGMIVFEAKDLVEAKEVADNDPLIKRSLYRYELFEWDLVILSEEIEKIGTFQDR; encoded by the coding sequence ATGAAAAAAGGCGATAAGTTGTTTGTAAGAATTGATTCTAAAGTAGAAGGAACTCAAACTAATTCAAATGATTTTAATGATCATATTAAGTATTTAAGTAAAGTAGCATCTGAGAGATATTTTATTGGAGGTGGATTTTCAAATACAGTTGGTGGAATGATAGTTTTTGAAGCTAAAGATTTAGTAGAAGCAAAAGAAGTTGCTGACAATGATCCTTTAATAAAACGGAGTTTATATAGATACGAGTTATTTGAATGGGATTTAGTAATTCTTTCTGAAGAAATTGAAAAAATAGGAACATTCCAAGATAGATAA
- a CDS encoding DUF6897 domain-containing protein: MSNDLIKSYIGKVCNISSGSFGSTFKKVKILEVVDNWIKVEGRGKIDLINIDFIQNIKIVDDKYKK, from the coding sequence ATGTCAAATGATTTAATTAAAAGTTATATAGGGAAAGTTTGCAATATATCATCTGGTTCATTTGGTTCTACATTCAAAAAAGTAAAAATTCTTGAAGTAGTTGATAATTGGATTAAGGTAGAAGGAAGAGGAAAGATAGATTTGATTAATATAGATTTTATCCAAAATATCAAGATAGTAGATGACAAGTATAAAAAGTAA
- a CDS encoding helix-turn-helix domain-containing protein, with amino-acid sequence MDCNKIGKLILNLRKEKNMTQKEIADALNISDKTISKWERGLGCPDISLLNEISNIFGVNTEKILLGDLEPNDTDGGNIKRIKFYVCSNCGNVVSNTGQAEISCCGRKLEPLIAKAEDDKHKIRIDEIEEDYYITIPHEMRKSHFISFVAYVKYDRVLLVKLYPEQGAELRFPKMYGGKLYFYCSQHGLWVKGK; translated from the coding sequence ATGGATTGTAACAAAATTGGAAAACTGATTTTAAATCTGCGCAAAGAGAAGAATATGACGCAAAAAGAAATCGCTGATGCTTTGAATATTAGTGACAAAACGATTTCAAAATGGGAGCGCGGGTTAGGCTGTCCTGATATATCTTTGCTCAATGAGATTTCTAACATATTTGGAGTAAACACTGAAAAAATTCTATTGGGTGATTTGGAACCCAATGATACTGATGGAGGAAATATAAAACGGATTAAATTTTATGTATGTTCAAACTGTGGGAATGTAGTAAGCAATACAGGTCAAGCAGAAATTTCATGCTGTGGAAGAAAACTAGAGCCATTAATAGCAAAGGCGGAAGATGATAAACACAAGATTAGAATAGATGAAATTGAAGAGGATTACTATATTACTATTCCACATGAAATGAGGAAGTCTCACTTTATTTCATTTGTTGCTTATGTTAAGTATGACAGAGTGCTGCTAGTGAAGCTTTATCCAGAGCAAGGAGCAGAGTTACGTTTTCCTAAAATGTATGGTGGTAAACTATATTTTTATTGCAGCCAACATGGATTGTGGGTGAAAGGAAAATGA
- a CDS encoding CatA-like O-acetyltransferase, with protein sequence MTKEINFHPIDSRTWLRSQIFYYFSKMAPTGYSLTVELDITIMKTALKERKIKFFPAYLWVVTTMLNRQIEFKVAEKDDVLGYWDTLTPLYAVFHKDDQTISLMWTEYDDNFSVFYNRYLENQQQYGNNHGILSQPDKIPPQNSYTISCIPWIEFKHFSLQSFENKPYYFPTVEAGRIFEKSGNSMLPLSMTLHHATTDGWHVKQFLEDVQHAINHPKEWL encoded by the coding sequence ATGACGAAGGAAATAAATTTTCATCCTATAGATTCACGAACATGGCTTCGAAGTCAAATATTTTACTATTTTTCTAAGATGGCACCTACAGGATATTCTTTGACGGTTGAATTGGATATTACAATAATGAAAACAGCTTTAAAGGAGCGTAAAATTAAATTTTTTCCCGCTTATCTGTGGGTAGTAACAACAATGCTTAACAGACAAATAGAATTTAAAGTAGCGGAAAAAGATGATGTCCTTGGATATTGGGATACACTAACACCGTTGTATGCTGTTTTTCACAAAGATGATCAAACAATCTCATTGATGTGGACAGAATATGATGACAATTTTTCTGTGTTTTACAATCGTTATTTGGAAAATCAGCAACAATACGGGAATAACCATGGTATTTTATCGCAGCCAGATAAAATACCTCCCCAAAACAGCTATACTATATCCTGTATTCCGTGGATTGAGTTTAAGCATTTTTCTCTTCAAAGTTTTGAAAATAAGCCTTACTATTTTCCAACTGTTGAAGCTGGTCGTATCTTTGAAAAAAGTGGAAATAGCATGCTTCCACTTTCTATGACTTTGCATCATGCAACAACAGATGGATGGCATGTGAAGCAGTTTTTAGAGGATGTGCAACATGCTATAAATCATCCGAAAGAATGGTTGTAA